The Streptomyces sp. NBC_01689 genome includes a window with the following:
- a CDS encoding alpha/beta hydrolase → MTGATGNRPVLEPAAAAFAEATANPPYLFDLAPAEGRKAVDEVQSGGIVGPEVDEEWTTVSGGPTGEVRVRVVRPAGVTGVLPVIVYIHGAGWVFGNAHTHDRLVRELAVGARAAVVFPEYDLSPEARYPVAIEQNYAVARWVVTDGAEHGFDVSRIAVAGDSVGGNMTAALTLMAKERGDVPLVQQVLFYPVTDARFDTESYRQFATGYFLRRDGMQWFWDQYTTDESERAQITASPLRATTEQLTGLPPALVITGEADVLRDEGEAYAGKLRAAGVPVTAVRYQGIIHDFVMLNALRGTQAAEAAIAQAIATLRTALGTDTD, encoded by the coding sequence ATGACCGGCGCCACCGGCAACCGTCCCGTTCTCGAACCTGCCGCCGCGGCCTTCGCGGAGGCGACCGCGAACCCGCCGTACCTGTTCGATCTCGCGCCGGCGGAGGGACGCAAGGCCGTCGACGAAGTTCAGTCCGGCGGGATCGTGGGGCCCGAGGTCGACGAGGAGTGGACCACCGTGTCGGGTGGTCCGACCGGAGAGGTCCGGGTCCGTGTCGTCCGCCCCGCGGGTGTCACCGGCGTGCTGCCGGTGATCGTGTACATCCACGGCGCGGGCTGGGTGTTCGGCAACGCCCACACCCACGACCGGCTGGTCCGTGAACTCGCCGTCGGCGCGCGGGCCGCGGTCGTCTTCCCCGAGTACGACCTCTCGCCCGAGGCCCGCTACCCCGTCGCCATCGAGCAGAACTACGCCGTCGCCCGCTGGGTCGTCACCGACGGCGCCGAGCACGGCTTCGACGTCTCCCGTATCGCGGTGGCGGGTGACTCGGTGGGCGGCAACATGACCGCGGCGCTCACCCTGATGGCCAAGGAGCGCGGTGACGTCCCGCTCGTCCAGCAGGTGCTGTTCTATCCGGTCACCGACGCCCGCTTCGACACCGAGTCCTACCGCCAGTTCGCCACCGGGTACTTCCTGCGCCGCGATGGCATGCAGTGGTTCTGGGACCAGTACACGACCGACGAGTCCGAGCGCGCCCAGATCACCGCTTCCCCGCTGCGCGCCACCACCGAGCAGCTCACCGGGCTGCCCCCGGCCCTCGTCATCACCGGCGAGGCCGACGTCCTGCGCGACGAGGGCGAGGCCTACGCCGGCAAGCTCCGCGCGGCCGGTGTCCCCGTCACCGCCGTCCGCTACCAGGGCATCATCCACGACTTCGTGATGCTCAACGCCCTGCGCGGCACGCAGGCGGCCGAGGCCGCCATCGCCCAGGCGATCGCCACGCTGCGCACGGCCCTCGGCACGGACACCGACTGA
- a CDS encoding MarR family winged helix-turn-helix transcriptional regulator: MSATPGTSRSTETPDGGHPGVSHAVLLDTLWASMVSLYADLTTAAAAHGLTYSQAKALNVLRQGPAPMRSLADTLRCDASNITGIIDRLEARGLVHREASPTDRRVKNVILSEEGAAVVAVVRDGMHATHRALGALSDDERATLDDLLSRLFPADGDHSPKQV; encoded by the coding sequence ATGTCCGCGACACCTGGAACGAGCCGCTCCACCGAGACTCCGGACGGCGGGCACCCCGGCGTCTCCCACGCCGTACTGCTCGACACCCTCTGGGCGTCCATGGTCAGCCTCTACGCGGACCTCACCACCGCGGCCGCCGCACACGGCCTCACCTACAGCCAGGCCAAGGCGCTCAACGTGCTGCGTCAGGGCCCGGCACCCATGCGGTCCCTCGCGGACACGCTCCGCTGCGACGCGTCGAACATCACCGGGATCATCGACCGCCTGGAGGCCCGCGGACTCGTCCACCGCGAGGCCAGCCCCACCGACCGCCGCGTGAAGAACGTCATCCTCTCCGAGGAGGGCGCGGCCGTGGTGGCCGTCGTCCGCGACGGGATGCACGCCACGCACCGGGCACTCGGCGCCCTGAGCGACGACGAGCGGGCCACCCTCGACGACCTTCTCTCGCGACTGTTCCCGGCCGACGGGGACCACTCCCCGAAACAGGTCTGA
- a CDS encoding glycosyltransferase yields the protein MLSIYEGFFSGGARIVHSDVVMGLQESGQLHSVLSLYGEMYREATRQRMEDDVCFRSLTGAGVPVTSLGRGHGAPDAVDGFTGPELAATARAMAGADVILSLKEQPLGLLNQAGLPRRPVVVCLHRSDPENQGPALDELRTAVADGRIAAAVCCAESTRAAYAAAGIPAELLHVIPNGVDLLRFRPDHFRRALLRTSLGVPAEAPVIVFAARYAGMKNVPLFLRAARAWLRRHPEGRVLMCGAGMTRANADLREDMAAAFGDEAALTDRIALLGVRDDMEIVYAAADVVSLTSSSGEAAPLSLIEGMMCGAVPVATDVGDCASIVAGHGLLTPLDAEAVARAWSEAVERRDEFTPALALSRERFSRTRMIAAYAALIERVRGGSPQPTHPTPEPLPEPLPEPF from the coding sequence GTGCTGTCGATCTACGAAGGATTCTTTTCGGGCGGGGCCCGGATCGTGCACAGCGATGTCGTGATGGGGCTCCAGGAGAGCGGTCAACTGCACTCGGTGCTGAGCCTGTACGGCGAGATGTACCGGGAGGCGACCAGGCAGCGGATGGAGGACGACGTCTGTTTCCGGTCGCTGACCGGAGCCGGCGTCCCGGTCACCTCCCTGGGCCGTGGCCACGGCGCGCCCGACGCCGTGGACGGCTTCACCGGCCCGGAACTGGCCGCCACCGCACGGGCCATGGCCGGCGCGGACGTCATCCTGTCCCTCAAGGAGCAGCCGCTCGGGCTGCTCAACCAGGCCGGACTGCCCCGACGGCCCGTCGTGGTCTGCCTGCACCGCTCCGATCCGGAGAACCAGGGACCGGCCCTGGACGAACTGCGGACGGCGGTCGCCGACGGCCGGATCGCCGCCGCGGTCTGCTGCGCCGAGTCGACGCGGGCGGCGTACGCCGCCGCCGGCATCCCGGCGGAGCTGCTGCACGTCATCCCCAACGGCGTGGACCTGCTGCGTTTCCGGCCGGACCACTTCAGGCGCGCTCTGCTGCGGACCTCGCTGGGCGTGCCCGCCGAGGCGCCCGTGATCGTCTTCGCGGCCCGCTACGCCGGGATGAAGAACGTGCCCCTGTTCCTGCGGGCCGCCCGCGCCTGGCTGCGCCGGCATCCCGAGGGACGCGTCCTGATGTGCGGCGCCGGGATGACGCGGGCCAACGCCGACCTCCGCGAGGACATGGCCGCCGCCTTCGGCGACGAGGCCGCGCTCACCGACCGCATCGCGCTGCTCGGCGTACGCGACGACATGGAGATCGTCTACGCAGCCGCCGACGTGGTGTCCCTGACTTCGTCCAGCGGCGAGGCGGCGCCGCTGTCCCTGATCGAGGGCATGATGTGCGGCGCCGTACCGGTCGCCACCGATGTCGGCGACTGCGCCTCGATCGTCGCCGGACACGGCCTCCTCACCCCGCTCGACGCCGAGGCGGTCGCGCGGGCCTGGAGCGAGGCGGTGGAGCGCCGCGACGAGTTCACCCCGGCCCTGGCCCTCAGCCGCGAACGGTTCAGCCGCACCCGCATGATCGCCGCGTACGCCGCCCTCATCGAACGGGTCCGCGGCGGGTCCCCCCAGCCGACACACCCGACCCCCGAGCCCCTCCCCGAACCCCTCCCTGAACCCTTCTAG
- a CDS encoding MarR family winged helix-turn-helix transcriptional regulator, producing the protein MSTAGPPQGGSLLLDDQLCFALYAASRAVTARYRPLLDELDLTYPQYLVMLVLWEQDSITVRDLGNALQLESSTLSPLLKRLEAAGLLRRERRAEDERSVAIRLTDAGARLQEQADSVPLAIGDAMGLTPEQDATAKHLLRLLTANVTEH; encoded by the coding sequence ATGAGCACAGCCGGACCACCGCAGGGGGGTTCCCTGCTGCTGGACGACCAGCTCTGCTTCGCCCTGTACGCCGCGTCCCGGGCGGTGACGGCGCGCTACCGTCCGCTTCTGGACGAACTGGACCTGACCTATCCCCAGTACCTGGTCATGCTCGTTCTGTGGGAGCAGGACTCGATCACCGTGCGCGACCTCGGCAACGCGCTGCAACTGGAGTCGAGCACGCTCTCCCCGCTGCTCAAGCGCCTGGAGGCGGCCGGTCTGCTCCGCCGTGAACGCCGCGCGGAGGACGAACGCTCCGTGGCCATCCGCCTCACCGACGCGGGGGCCCGGCTGCAGGAGCAGGCCGACTCGGTCCCCCTCGCCATCGGCGACGCCATGGGCCTGACCCCGGAACAGGACGCGACGGCCAAACACCTCCTGCGCCTCCTGACGGCCAACGTCACGGAACACTGA